In a single window of the Mesorhizobium shangrilense genome:
- the katG gene encoding catalase/peroxidase HPI produces the protein MDSKTDPSAGKCPVAHGAPTRGNRDWWPNQLDLQVLHQHSALSNPMGEEFDYAKEFASLDLNAVIEDLKALMTDSQDWWPADFGHYGPLFIRMAWHSAGTYRIGDGRGGAGAGQQRFAPLNSWPDNVNLDKARRLLWPIKQKYGRKISWADLMILTGNVALETMGFKTFGFAGGRVDVWEPETDIYWGPEGKWLADERYSGERDLHNPLAAVQMGLIYVNPEGPNGIPDPLASARDIRETFARMAMNDEETVALIAGGHTFGKTHGAGDAALVGPEPEAAGIEEQGLGWKNSFGAGKGGDTIGSGLEVTWTTTPTKWSNNFFWNLLGYEWELTKSPAGAHQWTPKHGMGAGTVPDAHDKSKRHAPSMLTSDIALRVDPAYEKISRRFFENPDEFADAFARAWYKLTHRDMGPVARYLGPLVPKEELPWQDPIPAVDHELVDENDVAALKAKILASGLSVSDLVSTAWASASTFRGSDMRGGANGARIRLAPQKDWDVNQPAQLASVLQKLEAIQQEFNASQSGGKKVSLADLIVLGGGAAVEKAAKDAGQDVKVPFTPGRMDASQEQTDVDSFAPLEPTSDGFRNYGRGQQRLSPEEQLVDRAQLLKLTAPEMTVLVGGLRVLGANAGQSAHGVFTDRPQTLTNDFFVNLLDMGTQWQPAAGAEGVFEGRDRKTNEVKWTATRVDLIFGSHSQLRALAEVYACADSKEKFAKDFVAAWTKVMNADRFDLA, from the coding sequence ATGGACTCAAAGACTGACCCAAGCGCGGGCAAGTGCCCGGTCGCGCATGGTGCGCCCACGCGAGGCAACCGCGATTGGTGGCCGAACCAGTTGGACCTTCAGGTCCTTCACCAGCATTCCGCCCTCTCCAACCCGATGGGCGAGGAGTTTGATTACGCCAAGGAGTTCGCAAGCCTCGACCTCAACGCCGTGATCGAGGATCTCAAGGCCCTGATGACGGACTCGCAGGACTGGTGGCCGGCCGACTTCGGTCACTACGGACCGCTCTTCATCCGCATGGCGTGGCACAGCGCCGGCACCTACCGCATCGGCGACGGCCGCGGCGGCGCGGGAGCAGGACAACAGCGCTTTGCGCCACTCAACAGCTGGCCGGACAACGTCAACCTCGACAAGGCGCGCCGTCTGCTCTGGCCGATCAAGCAGAAGTACGGTCGAAAAATCTCCTGGGCCGACCTCATGATCCTCACGGGCAACGTTGCTCTGGAGACGATGGGCTTCAAGACCTTCGGTTTCGCCGGCGGCCGCGTCGACGTGTGGGAGCCCGAGACCGACATTTACTGGGGCCCTGAAGGCAAGTGGCTGGCAGACGAGCGCTACTCGGGCGAGCGTGACCTCCACAACCCGCTCGCAGCCGTCCAGATGGGTCTGATCTACGTCAACCCTGAAGGCCCGAACGGCATCCCTGATCCGCTCGCCTCGGCGCGAGACATCCGCGAGACGTTTGCTCGCATGGCCATGAACGACGAGGAGACCGTCGCGCTGATCGCTGGCGGCCACACCTTCGGCAAGACCCACGGCGCCGGCGACGCGGCTCTGGTGGGGCCGGAGCCAGAGGCGGCCGGCATCGAGGAACAGGGCCTCGGCTGGAAGAACAGCTTCGGCGCGGGCAAGGGCGGCGACACCATCGGAAGCGGCCTGGAAGTCACCTGGACCACGACGCCGACCAAGTGGAGCAACAACTTCTTCTGGAACCTGCTCGGCTACGAGTGGGAGCTGACCAAGAGCCCCGCGGGCGCGCACCAGTGGACGCCGAAGCACGGCATGGGCGCCGGCACGGTGCCGGATGCGCACGACAAGTCGAAGCGTCATGCGCCGTCAATGCTGACCTCCGACATCGCCCTGCGCGTCGATCCCGCCTACGAGAAGATCTCGCGGCGCTTCTTCGAGAACCCGGATGAGTTTGCCGACGCATTTGCGCGCGCCTGGTACAAGCTCACCCACCGCGACATGGGCCCGGTCGCCCGCTACCTCGGCCCGCTTGTCCCGAAAGAGGAACTGCCCTGGCAGGATCCGATTCCGGCAGTGGATCACGAACTGGTCGACGAGAACGACGTCGCGGCCCTGAAGGCCAAGATCCTCGCGTCCGGCCTGTCCGTCTCGGATTTGGTCTCCACCGCCTGGGCGTCGGCCTCGACGTTCCGCGGCTCCGACATGCGCGGCGGCGCCAACGGCGCGCGCATCCGTCTTGCGCCGCAGAAGGACTGGGACGTCAACCAGCCGGCCCAGCTGGCGTCGGTCCTCCAGAAGCTCGAGGCGATCCAGCAGGAGTTCAACGCCTCGCAGTCGGGCGGCAAGAAGGTGTCGCTGGCCGACCTGATCGTTCTCGGCGGCGGCGCTGCGGTCGAGAAGGCGGCAAAGGATGCCGGGCAGGACGTGAAGGTGCCCTTTACGCCGGGCCGCATGGACGCGTCGCAGGAGCAGACGGATGTCGATTCCTTCGCGCCCCTCGAGCCGACGTCTGACGGCTTCCGCAACTACGGTCGCGGCCAGCAGCGCCTGTCGCCCGAGGAGCAGTTGGTCGACCGGGCGCAGCTCCTGAAGCTGACCGCGCCGGAGATGACGGTTCTCGTCGGCGGCCTGCGGGTGCTCGGCGCGAATGCCGGTCAGTCCGCGCATGGCGTGTTCACCGATCGGCCGCAGACGCTGACCAACGACTTCTTCGTCAACCTCCTCGACATGGGCACGCAATGGCAGCCGGCCGCCGGTGCCGAGGGCGTGTTCGAGGGACGGGACCGTAAGACCAACGAGGTCAAGTGGACTGCTACCCGCGTCGACCTGATCTTCGGTTCGCACTCGCAGCTGCGGGCGCTGGCGGAAGTCTATGCCTGCGCGGATTCCAAGGAGAAGTTCGCGAAGGATTTCGTCGCCGCGTGGACGAAGGTCATGAACGCTGATCGTTTCGATCTCGCCTGA
- a CDS encoding hydrogen peroxide-inducible genes activator, giving the protein MIRITFRQMQYFEALAETLHFGRAAEVVGVTQPALSAQIAEMESQLGVRLFERGGGSVHLTEDALAYRPRIERILNEVRDLQADARRERKELEGRFRLGIIPTVAPYLLPQLLPHLKSRFPELRIEIREAVTATIREETINGRLDGMIAAGPFDDAALTSEALFEDHFLLAIPASEVGRVPAPVEPENLVFERLMLLEEGHCMREDALAICGRVKPVSMASFGATSLTTLLHMVGHGLGVTLLPEIAAGAAFGRPDVAMIPFSEPAPARTICLAWRKSSARRHDHVLLAEAIREVHGAIVSDSRQPKQTRSRGGVRTAPAPLPKTNDGGEP; this is encoded by the coding sequence ATGATACGGATCACATTCCGACAGATGCAATATTTCGAGGCGCTGGCCGAGACGCTGCATTTCGGCCGGGCGGCCGAAGTTGTCGGCGTCACCCAACCCGCGCTCTCCGCGCAGATAGCGGAAATGGAATCGCAACTCGGCGTTCGTCTCTTCGAGCGCGGGGGCGGCAGCGTGCATCTGACCGAGGACGCGTTGGCCTATCGGCCACGAATCGAACGCATATTGAATGAGGTGCGCGATCTCCAAGCCGATGCGCGCCGGGAGCGCAAGGAACTGGAAGGCCGCTTTCGCCTCGGGATCATCCCGACTGTCGCGCCCTACCTGCTGCCACAGCTGCTGCCGCATCTAAAAAGCCGGTTTCCGGAGTTGCGCATCGAGATCCGGGAAGCGGTCACAGCAACAATCCGGGAGGAGACCATCAATGGCAGGCTCGACGGGATGATCGCCGCAGGCCCATTCGATGACGCCGCTCTGACATCGGAAGCGCTCTTCGAAGACCATTTCCTGCTGGCCATACCGGCCAGCGAGGTGGGCAGAGTGCCCGCGCCCGTGGAACCGGAGAACCTCGTCTTCGAACGCCTGATGCTGCTTGAAGAGGGTCACTGCATGCGCGAGGACGCGCTCGCCATCTGCGGGCGCGTCAAACCCGTGTCGATGGCGAGCTTCGGAGCGACAAGCCTGACGACCCTGCTGCACATGGTCGGGCACGGGCTGGGCGTCACGCTTCTGCCCGAAATCGCCGCGGGGGCAGCCTTCGGGCGGCCCGATGTCGCCATGATCCCCTTCAGCGAGCCTGCGCCGGCACGCACGATTTGCCTTGCATGGCGCAAGAGCAGCGCCCGCCGGCATGACCACGTCCTGCTGGCCGAGGCGATCCGCGAGGTGCACGGCGCGATCGTGTCCGACAGCCGACAGCCGAAGCAGACACGTTCACGCGGCGGAGTTCGGACGGCTCCAGCCCCCCTTCCCAAGACTAATGACGGCGGCGAACCTTGA
- a CDS encoding DedA family protein, which produces MVIIYLESLGAPLPGESALIGTAALAARGDFVIWQVFLAIWAAAVLGDTTGYAIGRFGGSALLRRYGGMVKLTSERLDTLGELFRRRGAWIVVGARFVVLLRQLNGLVAGSVLMPFRAFLAANIVGAAAWTACWTFGPYFLGSLFGLR; this is translated from the coding sequence ATGGTCATCATCTATCTGGAATCGCTAGGAGCACCGTTGCCGGGCGAGAGCGCTCTGATCGGCACCGCGGCATTGGCCGCCAGGGGCGATTTTGTGATCTGGCAGGTTTTCCTGGCGATCTGGGCGGCTGCCGTGCTCGGCGACACCACCGGCTATGCGATCGGCCGCTTCGGCGGCAGCGCGCTGCTGAGACGATACGGCGGCATGGTCAAGCTCACGTCTGAAAGGCTCGACACGCTGGGGGAACTCTTTCGGCGACGAGGCGCCTGGATCGTCGTCGGCGCACGCTTCGTGGTCCTCCTGCGCCAGCTCAACGGACTGGTCGCCGGCTCGGTGCTGATGCCGTTCCGCGCCTTCCTAGCGGCCAATATCGTCGGTGCAGCAGCCTGGACGGCATGCTGGACGTTCGGACCTTACTTTCTGGGCAGCTTGTTCGGGCTCAGGTAG
- the guaB gene encoding IMP dehydrogenase yields MSKIIETATGALALTFDDVLLQPGHSEVMPGQTDVRTRIAGDIELNIPILSAAMDTVTESRLAIAMAQAGGIGVIHRNLSPVEQAEEVRQVKKFESGMVVNPVTIGPNATLADARALMSAHGISGIPVVEHGSSGLPKHGRLVGILTNRDVRFASDPSQKVHELMTRDNLVTVRETVDQDEAKRLLHQRRIEKLLVVDDAGNCVGLITVKDIEKSQLNPNASKDAQGRLRVAAATSVGDDGFERAERLIDAGVDLLVIDTAHGHSQRVLDAVARAKNLSNSIRIMAGNVATADGTRALIDAGADAVKVGIGPGSICTTRIVAGVGVPQLSAIMSAVDVADKAGVSIIADGGIKFSGDLAKALAAGASAAMIGSLLAGTDESPGEVYLHQGRSFKAYRGMGSVGAMARGSADRYFQAEVRDTLKLVPEGIEGQVPYKGPVSGVLHQLTGGLRAAMGYVGGRDLADFRERATFVRISNAGLRESHAHGITITRESPNYHGGA; encoded by the coding sequence ATGTCGAAGATCATCGAGACCGCAACGGGCGCCCTGGCGCTGACGTTCGACGATGTCCTGCTGCAGCCCGGTCATTCCGAGGTGATGCCGGGGCAGACGGACGTGCGCACGCGCATCGCCGGCGACATCGAGCTGAACATCCCGATCCTTTCGGCCGCCATGGACACGGTCACCGAATCGCGCCTTGCCATCGCCATGGCTCAGGCCGGCGGCATCGGCGTCATCCACCGGAACCTGTCTCCCGTCGAGCAGGCCGAGGAGGTGCGCCAGGTCAAGAAGTTCGAATCCGGCATGGTCGTGAACCCGGTGACGATCGGCCCGAACGCGACGCTTGCCGATGCGCGGGCGCTGATGAGCGCGCACGGCATTTCCGGCATCCCCGTCGTCGAGCACGGCAGCAGCGGCCTGCCGAAGCACGGCCGCCTCGTCGGCATCCTCACCAATCGCGATGTGCGCTTTGCCTCCGATCCCTCCCAGAAGGTCCACGAACTGATGACCAGGGATAATCTGGTCACGGTGCGTGAAACGGTCGATCAGGACGAGGCCAAGCGGCTGCTTCACCAGAGGCGGATCGAGAAGCTTCTGGTCGTCGACGATGCCGGCAACTGCGTCGGCCTGATCACGGTCAAGGACATCGAAAAGTCGCAGCTCAATCCGAACGCATCCAAGGATGCGCAGGGCCGGCTCAGGGTGGCGGCGGCGACCAGCGTCGGCGACGACGGGTTCGAACGCGCCGAGCGTCTGATCGATGCGGGCGTCGATCTGCTGGTCATCGACACGGCGCATGGCCATTCGCAGCGGGTCCTGGATGCAGTGGCCCGCGCCAAGAATCTCTCGAACTCGATACGCATCATGGCCGGCAACGTGGCCACGGCGGACGGAACGCGCGCGCTGATCGACGCGGGCGCGGATGCGGTGAAGGTCGGCATCGGGCCCGGCTCGATTTGCACGACGCGCATCGTCGCAGGGGTCGGAGTGCCTCAGCTGTCGGCGATCATGAGTGCGGTGGACGTCGCCGACAAGGCCGGCGTCTCGATCATCGCCGACGGCGGCATCAAGTTCTCGGGCGATCTCGCCAAGGCGCTGGCGGCTGGCGCGAGCGCAGCCATGATCGGCTCGCTGCTTGCCGGCACGGACGAGAGCCCCGGCGAGGTCTACCTGCACCAGGGCCGCTCCTTCAAGGCGTACCGTGGCATGGGCTCGGTCGGCGCCATGGCGCGCGGCTCGGCGGACCGCTACTTCCAGGCGGAAGTGCGCGACACGCTGAAGCTGGTGCCGGAGGGAATTGAGGGCCAGGTTCCCTACAAGGGGCCGGTTTCGGGCGTGCTGCATCAGCTTACCGGCGGGCTCAGGGCTGCCATGGGCTATGTGGGCGGTCGCGATCTCGCCGACTTCCGGGAAAGGGCGACATTCGTGCGCATTTCCAACGCCGGCCTTCGCGAGAGCCATGCGCACGGGATCACCATCACCCGCGAGAGCCCGAACTATCACGGCGGGGCGTGA
- a CDS encoding MFS transporter: MNRTVPLILAVALFMENMDSTVISTSLPAIAADIDTSPIALKLALTAYLVSLAIFIPISSWMADRYGAKRVFRTAICVFVVGSILCAMADSLLGFVVARFAQGMGGAMMTPVARLVLVRSTKKSQLVSAMAWLTIPALVGPLVGPPVGGFITTYFTWHWIFLINVPIGIAGVWLSGRFLPEIEPARTRPLDAVGFLLVAVAASGIVFGLSVISLPALPPPVGIVTTLIGVLAGVLYLSHGCKRPNPILDLRLFRNATFRAAVFGGAMFRIGTGAVPFLLPLMFQLGFGLTPFQSGLLTFASALGALAMKFAAPVTLRVGGFRNALIFTTVSGAAFIAANALFTPSTPAGVIIATLIAAGFLRSLFFTSANTLVFADIEDRETSQATAIAACSQQISIALGVAAAGGILEGYAFFTGLPVGLPAFHFAFVSVAMVTALSVIWFLRLAPEAGNAVSGHRLARQAQDKPGNP; the protein is encoded by the coding sequence TTGAACCGCACTGTTCCCCTCATCCTCGCCGTGGCCCTCTTCATGGAGAACATGGATTCCACCGTGATCTCCACATCGCTGCCCGCCATCGCGGCCGACATCGACACCAGCCCGATCGCGTTGAAACTTGCCCTGACCGCCTATCTCGTCTCGCTCGCCATCTTCATTCCGATCAGTTCCTGGATGGCGGACCGGTACGGCGCCAAGCGGGTCTTCAGGACCGCCATCTGCGTCTTCGTCGTCGGCTCGATCCTCTGTGCAATGGCGGACTCGCTGCTCGGCTTCGTCGTCGCGCGCTTCGCCCAAGGAATGGGCGGCGCCATGATGACGCCAGTTGCCCGGCTCGTGCTGGTGCGTTCCACGAAAAAGAGCCAGCTTGTCTCCGCTATGGCGTGGCTGACCATCCCGGCCCTCGTCGGGCCGCTGGTCGGCCCCCCGGTCGGCGGCTTCATCACCACCTATTTCACCTGGCACTGGATCTTTCTCATCAATGTGCCGATCGGCATTGCCGGCGTATGGCTTTCCGGACGTTTCCTGCCGGAGATCGAGCCGGCCAGGACGCGGCCGCTCGACGCTGTGGGCTTCCTGCTGGTCGCAGTCGCCGCTTCCGGCATTGTCTTCGGCCTCTCCGTCATCAGCCTGCCTGCGCTGCCGCCGCCGGTCGGGATCGTGACAACGTTGATCGGAGTGCTCGCCGGGGTGCTCTACCTTTCCCACGGCTGCAAGCGCCCGAACCCGATCCTCGACCTGCGTCTTTTCAGGAACGCCACGTTCCGGGCTGCGGTGTTCGGCGGCGCCATGTTCCGCATCGGCACCGGCGCCGTGCCGTTCCTGCTGCCGCTGATGTTTCAGCTCGGCTTCGGCCTGACGCCGTTCCAGTCGGGCCTGCTCACCTTCGCCTCGGCGCTCGGCGCACTGGCGATGAAGTTCGCCGCACCGGTGACGCTGCGTGTAGGCGGCTTCAGGAACGCCTTGATCTTCACCACAGTTTCGGGCGCAGCCTTCATTGCCGCCAACGCACTGTTCACGCCGTCGACGCCCGCCGGCGTCATCATCGCAACGCTGATCGCAGCCGGGTTCCTACGTTCGCTGTTCTTTACCTCCGCCAACACTCTGGTGTTCGCCGACATCGAGGATCGCGAAACAAGCCAGGCGACCGCGATCGCCGCCTGCTCGCAGCAGATCAGCATCGCGCTCGGCGTCGCCGCCGCCGGCGGCATTCTGGAAGGCTATGCATTCTTCACCGGCCTGCCCGTCGGGCTGCCGGCCTTCCATTTCGCCTTTGTGTCGGTCGCCATGGTGACCGCGCTCTCGGTCATCTGGTTCTTGCGGCTCGCGCCGGAGGCGGGCAACGCCGTTTCCGGGCACCGCCTTGCACGCCAGGCGCAAGACAAGCCCGGCAATCCCTAA
- a CDS encoding RlmE family RNA methyltransferase, whose amino-acid sequence MKKPGSAGAGRVLKTRVKKTKLKESSRRWLERHMNDPYVQRSKAEGYRSRAAYKLIEIDDKHHLLKPGAKVIDLGAAPGGWCQVAAERTKSTDEHTHVVGIDYLGMDPVPGAVVLEMDFLDDDAPARLVEALGDAPDVVLSDMAAPTTGHRRTDHLRTMHLCEVAADFAMSVLKPGGHFLAKTFQGGTEAALLDELKRSFRSVHHVKPPASRDASVELYLLAKDFKGRSSPGEPA is encoded by the coding sequence GTGAAGAAACCGGGATCGGCGGGAGCCGGCCGCGTCCTCAAGACGCGGGTCAAGAAGACCAAGCTGAAGGAATCGTCGCGCCGCTGGCTGGAGCGGCACATGAACGATCCCTATGTGCAGCGCTCGAAGGCGGAGGGCTACCGCTCGCGCGCCGCCTACAAGCTGATCGAGATCGACGACAAACACCATCTGCTGAAGCCCGGCGCGAAGGTGATCGATCTCGGCGCCGCGCCGGGCGGCTGGTGCCAGGTGGCGGCGGAGCGGACCAAATCCACGGACGAGCACACCCATGTCGTCGGGATAGACTATCTGGGCATGGACCCGGTACCGGGTGCGGTCGTGCTCGAGATGGATTTCCTCGATGACGACGCGCCGGCGAGGTTGGTGGAGGCGCTCGGGGACGCGCCCGACGTCGTGCTTTCCGACATGGCCGCGCCGACCACGGGCCACCGCCGCACCGACCATCTGCGCACCATGCACCTGTGCGAAGTGGCGGCCGACTTTGCCATGTCGGTGCTGAAGCCGGGCGGCCATTTTCTTGCAAAGACATTCCAGGGCGGTACGGAAGCCGCATTGCTCGACGAGCTGAAGCGGAGTTTCCGCTCGGTCCACCACGTCAAGCCCCCCGCATCCCGGGATGCGTCGGTGGAGCTCTACCTCCTCGCCAAGGATTTCAAGGGCCGGTCTTCGCCGGGAGAACCAGCTTAG
- a CDS encoding Ppx/GppA phosphatase family protein: MTDRDAGQPAGAGAAGGAMPRAGDSRDGARRVEPASAESGSPASALRTPRRKGRKRKRGRKVFAKGSPQAQTAGAASVPHVNGQAAGAVLAKAAPGLPPAHQQIPPAADDRLQKRPRSDLPVFAALDLGTNNCRLLVAIPGRPGQFRVIDAFSRIVRLGEGLAASGRLGQGGMDRAVEALKVCADKLASRDIRRSRLIATEACRSAENGDVFIDRVKRETGLDLEIIDRQTEARLAVSGCGPLVERDTHGVVLFDIGGGSSEIALIDTSRHRTPRLANHIVAWTSLPVGVVSLAERFGGQEVSRETFDAMIEEVLRHLMAFAGRDRLRHVAHDTRFHLLGTSGTVTTLAGVHLGLERYDRRRVDGLWMDRENVDRMVNKLLGWNFDQRVANACIGADRADLVLAGCAILEAIRRIWPSERLRVADRGLREGILSELMADEGVWRRNWRPEGRA; this comes from the coding sequence GTGACTGACCGCGATGCCGGCCAACCGGCGGGGGCGGGGGCGGCTGGTGGCGCGATGCCTCGTGCCGGCGATTCGCGGGACGGGGCGCGCCGCGTCGAGCCGGCTTCCGCCGAGTCCGGTAGCCCTGCGTCCGCGCTCCGGACGCCGAGGCGCAAGGGACGCAAACGAAAGCGCGGGCGCAAGGTGTTCGCAAAGGGGTCCCCGCAGGCGCAGACAGCCGGCGCGGCCTCCGTTCCCCACGTCAACGGACAGGCGGCCGGCGCTGTTTTGGCGAAGGCGGCGCCTGGCCTTCCGCCAGCGCATCAGCAGATTCCGCCTGCCGCAGACGACAGGCTGCAGAAGCGCCCGCGAAGCGACCTGCCGGTGTTCGCCGCGCTCGATCTCGGCACCAACAACTGCCGCTTGCTGGTTGCGATACCGGGGCGGCCCGGGCAGTTTCGCGTCATCGACGCCTTTTCGCGCATCGTCAGGCTGGGAGAGGGGTTGGCCGCCAGCGGACGGCTGGGGCAGGGGGGCATGGATCGGGCGGTCGAGGCGTTGAAGGTGTGCGCCGACAAGCTGGCCTCCCGGGACATCCGCCGCTCGCGACTGATCGCGACCGAAGCCTGCCGTTCGGCGGAGAACGGCGACGTCTTCATCGACCGCGTCAAGCGGGAAACCGGGCTCGACCTCGAGATCATTGATCGCCAGACGGAGGCGCGGCTGGCGGTGTCCGGTTGCGGTCCCCTGGTCGAGCGCGACACACACGGTGTGGTGCTGTTCGACATTGGCGGCGGTTCGTCCGAGATCGCGCTTATTGACACGTCGCGCCACCGTACCCCCAGGCTTGCAAACCACATCGTCGCCTGGACCTCGCTGCCGGTTGGCGTCGTCTCGTTGGCCGAGCGTTTCGGCGGGCAGGAGGTGTCACGCGAAACCTTTGATGCGATGATAGAGGAGGTCCTGCGCCACCTCATGGCCTTTGCGGGTCGCGATCGCCTGCGCCATGTGGCGCATGACACGCGTTTCCATCTGCTTGGGACGTCCGGCACGGTGACGACGCTTGCTGGCGTGCATCTGGGACTGGAACGCTATGATCGCCGCCGCGTCGACGGGCTCTGGATGGATCGGGAGAATGTCGACCGCATGGTGAACAAGCTGCTGGGCTGGAATTTCGATCAAAGGGTGGCCAATGCGTGCATTGGCGCCGACCGCGCCGACCTGGTGCTGGCGGGCTGCGCGATCCTGGAAGCCATCCGCCGCATTTGGCCCTCGGAGCGGCTGCGCGTCGCCGATCGCGGCTTGCGCGAAGGCATATTGAGCGAACTGATGGCCGACGAAGGCGTGTGGCGGCGCAACTGGCGACCGGAGGGGCGGGCGTGA
- a CDS encoding lysylphosphatidylglycerol synthase transmembrane domain-containing protein — MRWREWIWPVIGLAAVAFSIWLLVDELRGISLDDVGAGLAAISWRQWLLSALAALLAYAALAGYDHMALLHLGKKVNWLFVTACSFSTYALSHNIGGSVISGAVIRYRAYGTKGLSPQEVGVLVALCSLTFALATILLGGILLVLKPSLIERVQDDLPAWAGLSVGIALLLLVTAYVFGSWMHFRPFRIAGFQLHYPRLPIVVRQLIIGPLEILAAISIIYFALPAAGNPGFLTVAAVFLASFTVAQLSHAPGGLGVLEVVFIKGLPEMDEIHVLSALLVFRLLYLLIPLLISIVLVIAFERSQLAMRWARPLAGNGK; from the coding sequence ATGAGATGGAGGGAATGGATCTGGCCAGTGATCGGACTTGCCGCAGTCGCCTTTTCGATCTGGCTTCTCGTCGACGAATTGCGTGGCATATCGCTCGACGACGTCGGTGCGGGGCTCGCGGCCATCTCCTGGCGTCAATGGCTGCTCTCGGCGCTGGCCGCCCTGCTGGCCTATGCCGCGCTCGCCGGCTACGACCACATGGCTCTGCTCCATCTCGGCAAGAAGGTGAACTGGCTTTTCGTGACGGCCTGCTCCTTCTCCACCTACGCGCTGTCACACAATATCGGCGGTTCGGTGATCTCGGGCGCCGTGATCCGGTACAGAGCCTACGGGACGAAGGGGCTGTCGCCGCAGGAGGTCGGCGTGCTCGTCGCGCTGTGCTCGCTCACCTTTGCGCTGGCGACGATTCTGTTGGGGGGCATCCTGCTCGTTCTGAAACCCTCGCTGATCGAGCGCGTGCAGGACGACCTGCCCGCCTGGGCCGGCCTGAGCGTGGGCATCGCGCTGTTGCTGCTCGTGACGGCCTATGTCTTCGGCAGCTGGATGCATTTCCGGCCGTTCCGGATCGCGGGCTTCCAGCTCCATTACCCGCGCCTGCCGATCGTCGTCCGGCAACTCATCATCGGGCCGCTGGAGATCCTGGCGGCGATCTCCATCATCTATTTCGCGCTGCCGGCGGCAGGAAATCCCGGGTTTCTGACAGTCGCAGCCGTGTTTCTTGCCTCCTTCACCGTGGCGCAGCTGTCGCATGCGCCGGGCGGCCTCGGCGTGCTGGAGGTCGTCTTCATCAAGGGCTTGCCCGAGATGGACGAGATCCATGTGCTCTCCGCCCTGCTCGTCTTTCGACTTCTCTACCTCCTGATCCCGCTGCTCATCTCGATCGTGCTGGTGATCGCGTTCGAACGGTCGCAGTTGGCGATGCGCTGGGCACGCCCGTTGGCCGGGAACGGCAAGTGA